One genomic region from Biomphalaria glabrata chromosome 7, xgBioGlab47.1, whole genome shotgun sequence encodes:
- the LOC106078385 gene encoding PRELI domain containing protein 3B-like gives MRIWNSEHTFNHNWETVVTAAWRKYPNPHNPSVIGLDVLDRSVDEEGRLKSHRLMSTSWGIPHWVAKVIGIHETCFASEHSTVDPRTKTFTLKSRNVTLANVLRVDEHLVYTQHPTDPTKTLLRQEAVISVSGLPWCSKLEQMVTDAMSTNASKGRQAMEHVIEKLKKEARDFSIEAQKCMDTVLPKTL, from the exons ATGCGCATTTGGAATTCCGAACACACATTCaa TCACAACTGGGAGACAGTAGTGACAGCAGCATGGAGAAAGTACCCCAACCCACACAATCCTTCAGTCATAGGCCTAGATGTATTAGATAGAAGTGTAGATGAAGAAGGAAGGCTTAAATCCCATCGgcttatgtcaacatcctggGGAATTCCTCATTGGGTAGCTAAG GTCATAGGCATTCATGAAACTTGTTTTGCAAGTGAACATTCCACTGTAGATCCTCGTACAAAGACTTTCacattaaaaagtagaaat GTAACTTTAGCCAATGTTTTAAGAGTTGATGAACACCTAGTCTACACCCAACATCCCACAGATCCAACTAA AACACTGTTGAGACAAGAGGCAGTTATATCAGTCTCAGGTCTACCATGGTGTAGCAAGTTAGAACAGATGGTTACTGATGCCATGTCAACAAATGCTAGCAAA ggacgTCAAGCAATGGAACATGTTATTGAAAAACTAAAGAAGGAAGCCAGAGACTTTTCCATCGAGGCACAGAAATGCATGGATACTGTTTTACCAAAAACATTATGA